The following DNA comes from Methanothermus fervidus DSM 2088.
GAAAGTAGAGGAGTAAAATTTATTTTAGAAACCGAAGTGTTAAAAATTATTTGTGATAAAAATAAAGTTAAAGGTGTATTAGTAAGAAAAGGAAATAAAAAGTTTGAGATAGAATGTAAGTATTTAATAGCAGCTCCTGGTAGAGGTGGCATGAGATGGTTTTCAAAAGAATTAAAAAATCTAGGAATACCTGTTAAGCATAATCCTGTTGATATAGGTGTTAGGGTCGAAGTACCACATATCGTTATGGATCCTGTAACTTCAGTTACTTGGGATCCAAAATTTCATATAATAACAAAAACTTATGATGATTTTGTAAGAACTTTTTGTGTATGCAATAGAGGTTTTGTGGTAGAAGAAGTTTATGATAATTTTATAGGTGTAAATGGACATTCAATGCAGCATAAAAAATCTGAGAACACTAATTTTGCATTTTTAGTGAATGTTAAACTTACAGAACCTATAGAGAATACATCAGCTTATGCATCTTCAATAGCAAGAACTTCAACTACTCTCGGTGGAGGAAAACCTCTTATACAAAGATTGGGTGATCTGAGAAAAGGCAGAAGGTCTACATGGAAAAGAATAAAAAGGAGTAATGTAAATCCTACTTTGAAACATGTAACACCTGGAGATATAGCCATGGCATATCCATATAGGATAATCAAAAATATAATAGAAGGATTAGAAATGCTTGACAATGTTGTTCCAGGCGTGGCATCTGATTCAACATTACTTTATGCACCTGAAATTAAATTATATGCAATGAGAGTCATGACTGATTCTAAAATGAGAACAAAAATAGAAGGATTATATGCCGTGGGAGATGGTGCTGGAGTATCTAGAGGCATAGTTGGAGCTGCAGTAACTGGAATAATAGCTGCAAGGTCAATAATAGCTGAAACATGAAAGTTAAATTTTTGGAGGATTGGTAATGCCACCTCTTGACAAAATATCTAGTTTAAAGGAATATATTCCAATTAAGAGGAAAAAGAAAAAAGAAGGAGCAGGAAACATTGGATTACTGGTCGATGGTCCTAACATGCTTAGAAAAGAATTTAAGTTGAACTTAGAGCAAGTTAAAGAAATTTTATCTGAGTATGGTAATTTAAAGGTTGGGAAAGTTCTTTTAAATCAATATGCTTCCGATAAACTAATTGAGGCAATTTCAAACCAAGGTTTTTCACCTATAGTTGTTGCTGGAGATACTGATGTTTATATGGCCATTGAGGCCATGGAATTAATATATAATCCTAACATAGATATTATCGCATTAATGACACGTGATGCTGATTTTCTACCCATAATAAACAAGGCAAAAGAAAATGGGAAAGAAACTATAGTAATTGGTGCTGAACCAGGCTTTAGCGTTGCTTTAAAAAATGCAGCAGACCATACTATTATATTAAGAAGTAAAAAAGAAGGAAATGAAGATGAGGATAGTAAAAACTCAGGTTGATGAAACCAAAAAAAGAGAAAATGCACTTAGAATCATCAGATCAATGATCAAAAAGAAAGGTAGAGAATCTCTTTTTGACTTAACAGGATTATCAGGCGGATATCCAATTAAAGAAGAAGATATAAAAATTTTGGAGACATATGTAGGACCTGCAATTTTTGAAGAAAAATTACAAGAACTTGGTAAAAAGCACTTGGGTGGAGAAAAAGTTTTAGCTTTTAACAGGACCACTAGCGGTATATTAGCAACGATATTAACTTTTGCAAAGGTTGGAACATATGTTGTTCATTACTTACCCAAGCCACCATCTCATCCATCAATACCAAAAAGCGTTAAATTAGCTGGAGCAAAATACTTAGAATATTATGATGTAAAAGATTTTCCAGATAATACGTCTTTGATTATTATAACTGGAGCTACTATGGATTTAGATGTAATGCCAACTGAAAATTTTGAAAAAATTGTTAAAATGTCTGGAGATATACCTGTGTTTGTTGACGATGCTTCTGGAGCTAGAGTGAGAACAGTATTGTATGGACAACCAACTGCAATTGAATTAGGAGCTGATTTAGTTATAACAAGCACTGATAAATTAATGAATGGCCCTCGTGGAGGTTTAATGTCAGGTAAAAAAGAATTAATCAATAAAATTAAATCTACTGCCCATCAGTTAGGTTTAGAAGCACAACCACCATTAATGGCAGGAATGGTAAGGGCTTTAGAAGAATTTAATCCAAATTTATTAAAAAAATCAATTAAAAGAAAAAGAAAACTTAGGAAATTGCTTGAAAAAGACTTTGAGGGAGTTGAAGAAACACCCACTGGTATAAAAATCGAACCTGAATATTTAAAACAAAAAATAAAGACTGACTTAAGTTCAAAGGATTTGGCATTTTTATTTTCAATGATTTTACTTCGTTCAGGTATTATAACAATCCCTGCAGTAGGAATGCCAGGTGCATCTACTACAATAAGATTAGATTTATCATCAAAGGATGCAGAGAGAATTAAGTTAGAAGAACTCAAGACGATCTTTTTAGATGCCTTTTCAAAATTGAAAGATATTGTCAAGTCACCTGAAAGATGCAAAGAAATAATTTACGGTGCCAAAAATGATCAAAATTGATGGATCATATGGCGAAGGTGGCGGTGCATTAGTAAGGGTAGCAACAGCATTATCAGCATTAACAAAAAAAACAATAAGAATAGACAATATTAGGGCAAATCGTCCAAGAAAAGGTTTATCACACCAACATTTGAATGCAATCGAAGCTGTTTCAAAATTATGTAATGCAGAAGTTGATGGACTAAAATTAGGATCAACCACAATTATTTTTTCTCCAAAAGAATTAGAAGGAGGATCTTTAAATGTTAATATTGGAACGGCTGGAAGCATTGGGTTAGTATTACAAGCTTTGATGATTCCTGCAGCATTTTCAGAATCAAAAACTAAGATAACCATCACTGGGGGAACTGATGTAAAATGGGCCCCCCCTATAGATTACATTTCTAATGTTACATTACCTATATTGAAAAAAATGGGTTACAAAGGAAAAATATCTCTTTTAAGGAGAGGATATTATCCTAAAGGTGGAGGAAAGGTTATAGCAGAAATTAAACCTATAAAAAAATTAAAGCCATTAAAACTTATAGAAAGTGAAATAGAATCTATAGAAGGAATATCTTATGCTAGTAACCTTCCAAAACATGTTGCAGATAGACAAGCAAAGTCTGCTTATAATATACTCAAAAAAACTGGTTTAGATATAGATATAGATGTAAGGCATGATAATGAATCTTTGTCTCCAGGTTCAGGCATTGTTTTATGGGCAAAAGGAAACACAAGGATTGGTAGTAGTTCATTAGGAGAAAGAGGTAAAAGAGCTGAAATAGTTGGCAAAGAAGCTGCTAAAGAATTATTGAATTTTTTAAATTCTGGGGCTCCTCTAGATAAATATATGGGTGATCAAATAATACCTTATATTTCACTAACAGAAAATTCCAAGGTCAGGACTGCTGAATTTACATTACATGCACACACAAATGTTTACGTTGTTAAAAAAATTCTTGGAAAGGAGTTAAAAATAGAAAATGGTTTAGGAAAAATTACTACAATTTCAACTTAAGTGTATACATGCACCAGAAAAAATTTTTTTAAGTCTTCCATCATCTAGTTCTAAAATTAAAGCACCATCTTTTGTTACACCAACAGCTTCTCCTCTTATTCTCTTACCAAATTTTTTCCTGATTTCTACGTAACTTCCTATTGTTTTAGATAAGGCTCTCCATTCCTTAAGTATTTCTTGAAATTTTCCAGCTTTGAATTTTTCATATACTTTTTCAAATTCATATAAAAACTCACATAAAACATCTACTAAAGGTACTTCTTTACCTAATTCTTCTTTTATAGATGTTGCACCTTCTTGAAGTTCTATAGGGAAAGAATTTATATCTACATTTATGTCTATTCCAACTCCTACAATGACATATTCAAGAGATTCATTTCTAGAATATGATTCTGTTAATATGCCACAAACTTTTTTATTACCTATCAACACGTCGTTTGGCCATTTGATTCCAACATCTAAATTTTTAAATAATTTTTTCAAAGTTTTGGCAACCGCAACTGCAGTCATTAAAGTTATTTGTGGAGCATTGACAGCTGGAATGTCTGGTTTTAATATTATCGATGTCCAAATTCCTCCTTTGGGAGATATCCATTCTTTGTTTTCTCTTCCTCTTCCTCTGGTTTGGACCTGAGCTAGTACTATTGTGCCTTCTTCTTCACCTTTCTCAGCTAATTTTTTTGCTGTGAGGTTTGTTGAATCAACTATGTCAAAATAATAAATATTTCTTCCAATGTAATTTGTTTTTAATTTAGATTTTATCAATGATGGTAAAAGTAAATTATGAGAATTTTTAAGTTTATATTTATCTTTATGTATTTTTAAATAATTTTTTAATTTTTCTATGATTTTGTCAAATTCTTTTTCATCTATGCCTAATTCAGAAACTATGTCTTTCTTTGAAACTTCTTTTTTTTCATATAAAAAATTTAAAACCTTTTCTTTCATTTATTTTCACCTTTCTTCTGAATATGTGCAATATAGCTACCAATTGCTGCTGTAATAGCAGCCACTTTTTTTGGTGGTAAAAACGTTGAAACTTGTCTAGAAACTCTTTCACGATCTTTCTCTATTATCTTTTTCATTTCCTCTTCAATTCTCTTTTTATGTTGATCCACAAATTGCGTGTGTAATTCTCCTTTTACAAATAAAGGATCTACCATCATAGCTTTATGAAAGGGTATTGTTGTTTTAACACCGATTATTATGTATTCACTTAATGCTCTTCTCATCCTAACAATTGCTTCTTTTCGATTTCTACCCCACACTATAAGTTTTGATATCATTGAATCATAAAAACTGGGTATTTCATAACCCATATAAACTCCACTATCAACTCTTACTCCAATTCCTCCAGGAGACCTATAACCTGTTATTTTCCCAGGACATGGTTGAAAATCTGATAAAGGATCTTCTGCATTTATTCTGCATTCGATTGCATGACCATTAATTTTAACATCTTTTTGTGTTATATTCAATTCTTCTCCAGCAGCTATTTTTATTTGTTCTTTTACGATGTCAATTCCTGTAACGGCTTCAGTTACTGGATGTTCAACTTGTATTCTTGTATTCATTTCAAGAAAATAAAAATTACCATCTGCATACAAAAACTCAAAGGTTCCTGCATTTGTATATCCAATTTCTTTTGTAGCATTGACAACCATAGATCCTATTTTTTCCCTTAATTCTTTATTTACTATAGGGGATGGTGCCTCTTCTATCAATTTTTGATGTCTTCTCTGTATAGAGCATTCTCTATCTCCTAAATGTATAGCATTCCCATGTTCATCTGCAAGTACTTGAAATTCAATATGTCTTGGTTTCTCAAAATATTTTTCAATGTAGACTCTAGAATCTCCAAATACAGATTTTGCAAGAGATTTAGCAGACTCCATGGCTCTTTCCATTTCATCTTCTTCATATACTGTTCTCATTCCTACCCCGCCACCACCTGCAGCAGCTTTTATTATCACAGGATACCCTATTTCATCTGCTATTTTTAAAGCTTTCTTTACGCTTTTCACACCTTTCTCAGTTCCAGGGATGGTAGGTACCCCAACTTTACTCATTAATTTTTTTGCAGCTATTTTATCTCCCATAGTTTTCATTATTGATGCAGATGGACCAATAAATTTTATACCACGCTTTTCACATTCTTTTGGTAATTTAGGATTTTCAGCTAGAAAACCGTATCCTGGATGAATAGCGTCTGCACCTGCTTCTTCAGCTACAGAAACAATTTTTTCGACATTTAAATAACTTTGAGATGGATGAGAACCACCTATATGATAAGCTTCATCTGCATAATTAGTGAAGAGAGCTTTTTTGTCTGCATCAGAATAAACAGCAACAGTGTTAATATCTAATTCTCTACAGGCTCTCATAACCCGTATGGCTATTTCTCCACGGTTTGCTACAAGTACTTTTTCGAACATGAGAATACATCCTCCTACCTCAAAAACTATAATGGAGTATTCCCCATGGAGCTTCCTGCTTCATCAAGAAAACTTACCTGAGACTATAAGAGCTGTCCCATCCCCTCAACAGTATTCTACATGCTAATATATAATTTCTCTTATATATTAATCCTTTCGATGTTTCTCTTGGATTTACCTTCTTAATTATCCATCTAGAACCTTCTTTCCAAGCTCATGATTTCTAGCCATATTTCTTATCCTTATCCTTAAATCTTCAACGCATAGGTATATTCATGAAGAAAAGTAATGGATTGATATATAGTTTTCTTAATTTATAGAGTATTTTTGGAGAGGAAAAAGAAGGAGTAAGAGAGAGTTGTGTATATTTTTTTAGAATAAGTGTTAGTTTTGTACTTCATCTATATAAATACTTTTCTTATTTCATCCCTGATAGAAATAAGATCTTTTTTTATGATTGCTATTTTCTTTTCATTTTTTTTAACGAAAATTGTGTTTGTAAAAAAAATAAGATAATATAAAAAAGAATCACCAAATATCAATAAATCTATCTTCATTCCCTGTATATCTAACTTTGTACTTGAATTCCTTTTTTGGGGCTATATATTTATTTATCTCTCTCATTTGTAGATTAAAGCGCTCAATTTCATATTTTATTCTAAGATTCAATAGAATTCCATTCTTTGATGGATTTTTAACAATCATTGTTCCAGATACTGCATATCCTGCCGGATATTTACCAAGATTTATTGTTTTCCTTTCTTTTGGCTTTAGAGTTATTGTTACTTCCTTATAGCCAA
Coding sequences within:
- a CDS encoding protein of unknown function DUF88 (COGs: COG1432 conserved hypothetical protein~InterPro IPR002790~KEGG: mth:MTH1913 hypothetical protein~PFAM: protein of unknown function DUF88~SPTR: O27935 Conserved protein~PFAM: Protein of unknown function DUF88~TIGRFAM: conserved hypothetical protein TIGR00288) — its product is MPPLDKISSLKEYIPIKRKKKKEGAGNIGLLVDGPNMLRKEFKLNLEQVKEILSEYGNLKVGKVLLNQYASDKLIEAISNQGFSPIVVAGDTDVYMAIEAMELIYNPNIDIIALMTRDADFLPIINKAKENGKETIVIGAEPGFSVALKNAADHTIILRSKKEGNEDEDSKNSG
- a CDS encoding pyruvate carboxylase subunit A (COGs: COG4770 Acetyl/propionyl-CoA carboxylase alpha subunit~InterPro IPR011054: IPR016185: IPR011761: IPR011764: IPR 005479: IPR005481: IPR005482: IPR013817: IPR013816: IPR004549~KEGG: mth:MTH1917 pyruvate carboxylase subunit A~PFAM: Carbamoyl-phosphate synthase L chain ATP-binding; Carbamoyl-phosphate synthetase large chain domain protein; biotin carboxylase domain protein~SPTR: O27939 Pyruvate carboxylase subunit A~TIGRFAM: acetyl-CoA carboxylase, biotin carboxylase~PFAM: Carbamoyl-phosphate synthase L chain, ATP binding domain; Biotin carboxylase C-terminal domain; Carbamoyl-phosphate synthase L chain, N-terminal domain~TIGRFAM: acetyl-CoA carboxylase, biotin carboxylase subunit), which translates into the protein MFEKVLVANRGEIAIRVMRACRELDINTVAVYSDADKKALFTNYADEAYHIGGSHPSQSYLNVEKIVSVAEEAGADAIHPGYGFLAENPKLPKECEKRGIKFIGPSASIMKTMGDKIAAKKLMSKVGVPTIPGTEKGVKSVKKALKIADEIGYPVIIKAAAGGGGVGMRTVYEEDEMERAMESAKSLAKSVFGDSRVYIEKYFEKPRHIEFQVLADEHGNAIHLGDRECSIQRRHQKLIEEAPSPIVNKELREKIGSMVVNATKEIGYTNAGTFEFLYADGNFYFLEMNTRIQVEHPVTEAVTGIDIVKEQIKIAAGEELNITQKDVKINGHAIECRINAEDPLSDFQPCPGKITGYRSPGGIGVRVDSGVYMGYEIPSFYDSMISKLIVWGRNRKEAIVRMRRALSEYIIIGVKTTIPFHKAMMVDPLFVKGELHTQFVDQHKKRIEEEMKKIIEKDRERVSRQVSTFLPPKKVAAITAAIGSYIAHIQKKGENK
- a CDS encoding pyridoxal phosphate enzyme (COGs: COG1921 Selenocysteine synthase [seryl-tRNASer selenium transferase]~InterPro IPR015424: IPR018319: IPR020033~KEGG: msi:Msm_0767 selenocysteine synthase, SelA~PFAM: Pyridoxal phosphate-dependent transferase~SPTR: A5UL94 Selenocysteine synthase, SelA~TIGRFAM: pyridoxal phosphate enzyme~PFAM: L-seryl-tRNA selenium transferase~TIGRFAM: pyridoxal phosphate enzyme, MJ0158 family) is translated as MRIVKTQVDETKKRENALRIIRSMIKKKGRESLFDLTGLSGGYPIKEEDIKILETYVGPAIFEEKLQELGKKHLGGEKVLAFNRTTSGILATILTFAKVGTYVVHYLPKPPSHPSIPKSVKLAGAKYLEYYDVKDFPDNTSLIIITGATMDLDVMPTENFEKIVKMSGDIPVFVDDASGARVRTVLYGQPTAIELGADLVITSTDKLMNGPRGGLMSGKKELINKIKSTAHQLGLEAQPPLMAGMVRALEEFNPNLLKKSIKRKRKLRKLLEKDFEGVEETPTGIKIEPEYLKQKIKTDLSSKDLAFLFSMILLRSGIITIPAVGMPGASTTIRLDLSSKDAERIKLEELKTIFLDAFSKLKDIVKSPERCKEIIYGAKNDQN
- a CDS encoding biotin/acetyl-CoA-carboxylase ligase (COGs: COG0340 Biotin-(acetyl-CoA carboxylase) ligase~InterPro IPR004143: IPR003142: IPR004408~KEGG: mth:MTH1916 biotin acetyl-CoA carboxylase ligase / biotin operon repressor bifunctional protein~PFAM: biotin/lipoate A/B protein ligase; biotin protein ligase domain protein~PRIAM: Biotin--[acetyl-CoA-carboxylase] ligase~SPTR: O27938 Biotin acetyl-CoA carboxylase ligase/biotin operon repressor~TIGRFAM: biotin/acetyl-CoA-carboxylase ligase~PFAM: Biotin protein ligase C terminal domain; Biotin/lipoate A/B protein ligase family~TIGRFAM: birA, biotin-[acetyl-CoA-carboxylase] ligase region), whose product is MKEKVLNFLYEKKEVSKKDIVSELGIDEKEFDKIIEKLKNYLKIHKDKYKLKNSHNLLLPSLIKSKLKTNYIGRNIYYFDIVDSTNLTAKKLAEKGEEEGTIVLAQVQTRGRGRENKEWISPKGGIWTSIILKPDIPAVNAPQITLMTAVAVAKTLKKLFKNLDVGIKWPNDVLIGNKKVCGILTESYSRNESLEYVIVGVGIDINVDINSFPIELQEGATSIKEELGKEVPLVDVLCEFLYEFEKVYEKFKAGKFQEILKEWRALSKTIGSYVEIRKKFGKRIRGEAVGVTKDGALILELDDGRLKKIFSGACIHLS
- a CDS encoding monooxygenase FAD-binding protein (COGs: COG2509 Uncharacterized FAD-dependent dehydrogenase~InterPro IPR002938: IPR001327: IPR003042~KEGG: pab:PAB1091 hypothetical protein~PFAM: monooxygenase FAD-binding; FAD-dependent pyridine nucleotide-disulphide oxidoreductase~SPTR: B5IQT5 Pyridine nucleotide-disulphide oxidoreductase, putative~PFAM: FAD binding domain), encoding MFMKTDVVIIGAGPAGLLAANELSDYFNVIVIDKGKDIDKRVCLALKDGKCRRCSPCNIMSGMGGAGGLSDGKLNLDPNIGGNLTEFVSKKEAMELIREVDEFFVKHGAPKKLYIPNEDKALEISKKAAAHGIKFIPIVQRHIGSDRTQKVIKSIKNDLESRGVKFILETEVLKIICDKNKVKGVLVRKGNKKFEIECKYLIAAPGRGGMRWFSKELKNLGIPVKHNPVDIGVRVEVPHIVMDPVTSVTWDPKFHIITKTYDDFVRTFCVCNRGFVVEEVYDNFIGVNGHSMQHKKSENTNFAFLVNVKLTEPIENTSAYASSIARTSTTLGGGKPLIQRLGDLRKGRRSTWKRIKRSNVNPTLKHVTPGDIAMAYPYRIIKNIIEGLEMLDNVVPGVASDSTLLYAPEIKLYAMRVMTDSKMRTKIEGLYAVGDGAGVSRGIVGAAVTGIIAARSIIAET
- a CDS encoding RNA 3'-phosphate cyclase (COGs: COG0430 RNA 3'-terminal phosphate cyclase~InterPro IPR013792: IPR020719: IPR000228: IPR013796: IPR 017770~KEGG: mth:MTH1915 RNA 3'-terminal-phosphate cyclase~PFAM: RNA 3'-terminal phosphate cyclase; RNA 3'-terminal phosphate cyclase insert region~PRIAM: RNA-3'-phosphate cyclase~SPTR: O27937 Probable RNA 3'-terminal phosphate cyclase~TIGRFAM: RNA 3'-phosphate cyclase~PFAM: RNA 3'-terminal phosphate cyclase (RTC), insert domain; RNA 3'-terminal phosphate cyclase~TIGRFAM: RNA 3'-phosphate cyclase), producing the protein MIKIDGSYGEGGGALVRVATALSALTKKTIRIDNIRANRPRKGLSHQHLNAIEAVSKLCNAEVDGLKLGSTTIIFSPKELEGGSLNVNIGTAGSIGLVLQALMIPAAFSESKTKITITGGTDVKWAPPIDYISNVTLPILKKMGYKGKISLLRRGYYPKGGGKVIAEIKPIKKLKPLKLIESEIESIEGISYASNLPKHVADRQAKSAYNILKKTGLDIDIDVRHDNESLSPGSGIVLWAKGNTRIGSSSLGERGKRAEIVGKEAAKELLNFLNSGAPLDKYMGDQIIPYISLTENSKVRTAEFTLHAHTNVYVVKKILGKELKIENGLGKITTIST